A portion of the Citrobacter rodentium NBRC 105723 = DSM 16636 genome contains these proteins:
- a CDS encoding diacylglycerol kinase: MANNTTGFTRIIKAAGYSWKGFRAAWINEAAFRQESVAVLLAVAVACWLDVDAITRVLLIGSVMLVMIVEILNSAIEAVVDRIGSEYHELSGRAKDMGSAAVLLSIIIALITWGILLWAHFG, from the coding sequence ATGGCTAATAATACCACTGGATTTACCCGAATTATCAAAGCAGCAGGTTATTCCTGGAAGGGGTTTCGCGCCGCGTGGATTAACGAGGCGGCGTTCCGCCAGGAGAGCGTCGCCGTTCTGCTGGCCGTGGCGGTTGCCTGCTGGCTGGACGTGGATGCGATTACGCGCGTTCTGCTGATTGGCTCGGTCATGCTGGTGATGATAGTTGAAATCCTTAACAGCGCCATTGAAGCGGTGGTGGACCGTATCGGTTCCGAGTATCACGAGCTGTCGGGACGGGCGAAAGATATGGGGTCGGCTGCGGTGCTGCTCTCTATCATTATCGCTTTGATCACCTGGGGCATCCTGCTGTGGGCGCATTTTGGTTAA
- the plsB gene encoding glycerol-3-phosphate 1-O-acyltransferase PlsB — protein sequence MSGWPRIYYKLLNLPLSVLVKSKSIPADPAPELGLDTSRPIMYVLPYNSKADLLTLRAQCLAHDLPDPLEPLEIDGSLLPRYVFIHGGPRVFTYYTPKEESIKLFHNYLDLHRSNPQLDVQMVPVSVMFGRSPGREKGEVNPPLRMLNGIQKFFAVSWLGRDSFVRFSPSVSLRRMADEHGTDKIIAQKLARVARMHFARQRLAAVGPRLPARQDLFNKLLASKAIARAVEDEARSKKISHEKAQQNAIALMEEIAANFSYEMIRLTDRILGFTWNRLYQGINVHNAERVRQLAHDGHEIVYVPCHRSHMDYLLLSYVLYHQGLVPPHIAAGINLNFWPAGPIFRRLGAFFIRRTFKGNKLYSTVFREYLGELFSRGYSVEYFVEGGRSRTGRLLDPKTGTLSMTIQAMLRGGTRPITLVPIYIGYEHVMEVGTYAKELRGATKEKESLPQMLRGLSKLRNLGQGYVNFGEPMPLMTWLNHHVPDWRESIDPIEAVRPAWLTPTVNGIAEELMVRINNAGAANAMNLCCTALLASRQRSLTREQLTEQLNCYLDLMRNVPYSTDSTVPSVSASELIDHALQMNKFEVEKDTIGDIIILPREQAVLMTYYRNNIAHMLVLPSLMAAIITQHRRISREALLQHVDILYPMLKAELFLRWERADLASVIDALATEMQRQGLITVQDGELHINPAHSRTLQLLAAGARETLQRYAITFWLLSANPSINRGTLEKESRTVAQRLSVLHGINAPEFFDKAVFSSLVLTLRDEGYISDTGDAEPGETMKVYQMLAELITSDVRLTIESATQGE from the coding sequence ATGTCCGGCTGGCCACGAATTTACTACAAGTTACTGAATTTACCACTAAGCGTACTGGTAAAAAGCAAGTCTATTCCGGCAGATCCTGCCCCGGAGTTGGGACTCGATACCTCTCGTCCAATTATGTACGTTTTGCCGTACAACTCCAAAGCGGACTTACTGACTTTGCGCGCCCAGTGTCTGGCGCACGATCTTCCCGATCCGTTAGAACCGCTGGAGATCGACGGCTCGCTGCTGCCGCGCTATGTCTTTATTCATGGCGGACCGCGTGTCTTTACCTATTACACGCCGAAAGAAGAGTCCATCAAGCTGTTCCATAACTATCTCGATCTGCATCGCAGCAATCCACAACTGGATGTGCAGATGGTGCCGGTATCGGTGATGTTTGGCCGCTCGCCGGGGCGTGAAAAAGGCGAAGTTAACCCGCCATTACGTATGCTCAACGGCATTCAGAAGTTCTTTGCCGTTTCCTGGCTGGGACGCGACAGCTTTGTGCGCTTCTCACCCTCCGTTTCGCTGCGCCGGATGGCCGACGAACACGGCACCGACAAAATCATCGCGCAAAAACTGGCGCGCGTGGCGCGTATGCACTTCGCCCGCCAGCGTCTGGCGGCTGTCGGCCCGCGCCTGCCTGCGCGTCAGGATCTGTTTAACAAGCTGCTGGCCTCGAAAGCGATCGCCCGCGCGGTAGAAGACGAAGCGCGCAGCAAGAAAATCTCCCATGAAAAAGCGCAGCAGAACGCAATCGCGCTGATGGAAGAGATTGCCGCTAACTTCTCTTACGAGATGATTCGCCTGACCGATCGCATTCTTGGCTTTACCTGGAACCGGCTCTATCAGGGGATTAACGTCCATAACGCCGAGCGCGTCCGCCAGCTGGCGCATGACGGGCACGAAATTGTCTATGTGCCCTGCCACCGCAGCCATATGGACTATCTGCTGCTTTCATACGTGCTCTATCATCAGGGGCTGGTGCCGCCGCATATCGCTGCCGGCATCAACCTCAACTTCTGGCCTGCCGGACCGATTTTCCGTCGTCTCGGCGCGTTCTTTATCCGTCGTACCTTTAAGGGCAATAAGCTCTACTCCACGGTGTTCCGCGAGTATCTGGGCGAGCTGTTCAGCCGCGGCTATTCGGTCGAGTACTTTGTCGAAGGCGGCCGCTCACGTACCGGACGTTTACTGGATCCAAAAACCGGCACCCTGTCGATGACTATCCAGGCGATGCTGCGCGGCGGCACCCGTCCGATTACGTTAGTGCCGATTTACATCGGCTATGAGCATGTGATGGAAGTGGGCACTTACGCCAAAGAGCTGCGCGGCGCGACCAAAGAGAAAGAGAGCCTGCCGCAGATGCTGCGCGGCCTGAGCAAACTGCGTAACCTCGGTCAGGGCTACGTGAACTTCGGCGAGCCGATGCCGCTGATGACCTGGCTGAACCATCACGTGCCGGACTGGCGCGAGTCGATCGATCCTATCGAGGCGGTACGTCCGGCCTGGCTGACGCCGACCGTCAACGGCATCGCCGAAGAGCTGATGGTGCGCATTAACAACGCCGGGGCGGCGAACGCCATGAACCTGTGCTGTACCGCGCTGCTGGCTTCGCGTCAGCGTTCACTGACCCGCGAACAGTTAACTGAGCAGTTGAACTGTTATCTGGATCTGATGCGCAATGTGCCTTATTCCACCGACTCCACGGTGCCCTCCGTCAGCGCCAGTGAACTTATCGATCACGCATTGCAGATGAATAAGTTCGAAGTCGAGAAGGATACGATTGGCGATATCATCATTCTGCCGCGCGAGCAGGCGGTGCTGATGACCTATTACCGTAATAACATCGCACATATGCTGGTGCTGCCTTCGCTGATGGCGGCCATTATCACCCAGCATCGCCGCATCTCCCGCGAGGCGCTGCTGCAGCATGTCGATATCCTCTATCCGATGCTGAAAGCCGAACTGTTCCTGCGCTGGGAGCGTGCCGATTTGGCCAGCGTAATTGATGCGCTGGCGACGGAGATGCAGCGTCAGGGGCTGATTACCGTGCAGGACGGCGAGCTGCATATTAATCCGGCCCATTCGCGTACCCTGCAACTGCTGGCGGCTGGCGCGCGCGAGACGCTGCAGCGCTATGCAATTACCTTCTGGCTGCTGAGCGCGAATCCGTCGATCAACCGCGGCACGCTGGAAAAAGAGAGCCGCACCGTGGCGCAGCGTTTGTCGGTGCTGCACGGCATCAACGCACCGGAGTTTTTCGACAAGGCGGTGTTCAGTTCGTTAGTGCTTACTTTGCGTGACGAAGGCTATATCAGCGATACCGGTGACGCCGAACCTGGCGAAACCATGAAGGTATACCAGATGCTGGCGGAGTTGATTACCTCGGACGTGCGCCTCACCATTGAGAGCGCGACGCAGGGCGAGTAA
- the ubiC gene encoding chorismate lyase, whose protein sequence is MSHPALTQLRALRYFEAIPALEPELLDWLLLEDSMTKRFEQQGKRVTVTLIREAFVGQNEVAEELALLPGESRYWLREILLCADGVPWLAGRTVVPESTLSGPEIALQNLGKTPLGRYLFTSSTLTRDFIEIGCDAGLWGRRSRLRLSGKPLLLTELFLPASPLY, encoded by the coding sequence ATGTCACACCCTGCGTTAACGCAATTGCGTGCGCTGCGTTATTTTGAGGCAATCCCTGCGCTGGAACCCGAACTGCTTGACTGGCTGTTACTGGAAGATTCCATGACAAAGCGTTTTGAACAGCAGGGAAAACGGGTCACCGTGACGCTGATAAGGGAAGCGTTCGTGGGTCAAAATGAGGTGGCGGAAGAGCTGGCGCTGCTGCCAGGCGAATCCCGCTACTGGCTGCGTGAAATCCTGCTCTGTGCCGATGGCGTTCCCTGGCTTGCCGGGCGCACCGTGGTGCCTGAATCAACGCTCAGCGGTCCGGAAATAGCCCTACAAAACCTGGGCAAAACCCCGTTAGGGCGCTATCTTTTTACATCATCGACATTAACCCGAGATTTTATTGAGATTGGTTGTGATGCCGGACTCTGGGGACGACGCTCCCGCCTGCGGCTGAGCGGTAAGCCACTGCTGCTGACCGAGCTGTTTTTACCTGCATCACCGTTGTACTAA
- the malM gene encoding maltose operon protein MalM, producing the protein MKMKKSLVALCLSAGLFASAPGITLAEVNYVPQNTSAAPSIPAAALQQLTWTPVDQSKTQSVQLPGGGQRLDVAGITGPVAAWSVPANIGELNLTLSSEVNKQTSVFAPNVLILDQNMTPSAFFPSSYFTYQEPGVMSADRLEGVMRLTPALGQQKLYVLVFTTEKDLQQTTRLLDPAKAYAKGVGNAVPDIPDPVARHTTDGLLKLKVKTSSSSSVLVGPLFGSSGPGPVTVGNTAAPAPAYAAPAAAPTPAPVKKSEPMLNDTESYFNKAIKDAVAKGDVDKALKLLDEAERLGSTSARSTFISSVKGKG; encoded by the coding sequence ATGAAAATGAAGAAAAGTCTCGTCGCCCTCTGTCTGTCCGCCGGGTTGTTCGCCAGCGCGCCGGGCATCACGCTGGCAGAAGTCAACTATGTGCCGCAGAACACCAGCGCCGCGCCATCCATTCCGGCCGCCGCGCTGCAACAGTTAACCTGGACGCCGGTCGATCAGTCTAAAACCCAGTCCGTCCAGCTTCCTGGCGGCGGCCAGCGTCTGGACGTCGCGGGCATTACCGGCCCGGTCGCCGCCTGGAGCGTGCCGGCGAATATCGGCGAACTGAACCTTACGCTCTCCAGCGAAGTGAATAAGCAAACCAGCGTATTTGCGCCGAACGTACTGATTCTTGACCAGAATATGACGCCTTCCGCATTCTTCCCCAGCAGCTACTTCACCTATCAGGAGCCGGGCGTAATGAGCGCGGATCGGCTGGAAGGGGTAATGCGCCTGACGCCTGCGCTGGGCCAGCAGAAGCTTTACGTGCTGGTGTTTACCACCGAAAAAGATCTCCAGCAGACCACCAGACTGCTCGATCCGGCGAAAGCGTATGCCAAAGGCGTGGGGAATGCCGTTCCGGATATTCCGGACCCTGTCGCCCGCCATACCACCGACGGTCTGCTGAAACTGAAAGTAAAAACCAGCAGCAGCTCCAGCGTGCTGGTGGGGCCGCTGTTTGGTTCTTCCGGCCCTGGGCCTGTGACGGTCGGCAATACCGCCGCGCCTGCGCCAGCCTATGCCGCGCCCGCTGCCGCGCCGACCCCTGCGCCGGTTAAGAAAAGCGAGCCGATGTTGAACGATACCGAAAGCTACTTTAACAAGGCGATTAAAGACGCCGTCGCCAAAGGCGACGTGGATAAAGCGCTGAAACTGCTTGATGAAGCTGAACGTCTGGGATCGACATCTGCCCGTTCCACCTTTATCAGCAGTGTAAAAGGCAAGGGGTAA
- a CDS encoding maltoporin, translating into MITLRKLPLAVAVAAGMMSVQAMAVDFHGYARSGIGWTGSGGEQQCFQATGAQSKYRLGNECETYAELKLGQEVWKEGDKSFYFDTNVAYSVAQQNDWEGTDPAFREANVQGKNLIDWLPGSTIWAGKRFYQRHDVHMIDFYYWDISGPGAGIENIDLGFGKLSLAATRSQEAGGSYTFSSQNIYDRSKDTANDVFDVRLAGLETNPDGVLELGVDYGRANTTDDYRLADGASKDGWMFTAEHTQSMLKGYNKFVVQYATDAMTTHGKGVAQGSYGSTFTVGEGDDQIHYVDSYVNNNGKLWRILDHGAISLGDRWDLMYVGMYQKTDLDNDLGTDWWTVGVRPMFKWTPIMSTLLEVGYDNVKSQQTGDRNNQYKITLAQQWQAGDSIWSRPAIRVFATYAKWDEKWGYIKDGDNTLRYAAANNSGFSTTSRGDSDEWSFGAQMEIWW; encoded by the coding sequence ATGATTACTCTGCGCAAACTCCCCCTGGCGGTTGCCGTGGCGGCAGGCATGATGTCTGTCCAGGCAATGGCCGTAGATTTTCATGGTTATGCTCGTTCCGGTATCGGCTGGACGGGTAGCGGCGGCGAACAGCAGTGTTTCCAGGCAACCGGCGCTCAAAGTAAATACCGTCTTGGTAACGAATGTGAAACCTACGCGGAACTGAAACTGGGCCAGGAAGTGTGGAAAGAGGGCGACAAGAGCTTCTATTTCGACACCAACGTCGCTTACTCGGTCGCGCAGCAGAACGACTGGGAAGGTACCGATCCGGCGTTCCGTGAAGCTAACGTGCAGGGTAAAAACCTGATCGACTGGCTGCCGGGCTCCACCATCTGGGCGGGTAAGCGCTTCTATCAGCGTCATGACGTCCACATGATCGACTTCTACTACTGGGATATTTCCGGTCCTGGCGCCGGTATCGAAAACATCGATCTGGGCTTCGGTAAACTCTCTCTGGCCGCTACCCGTTCTCAGGAAGCGGGCGGTTCTTACACCTTCAGCAGCCAGAATATTTACGATCGCTCCAAAGATACCGCCAACGACGTGTTTGACGTGCGTTTAGCCGGTCTGGAAACCAACCCGGACGGCGTGCTGGAGCTGGGCGTTGACTACGGTCGCGCGAATACCACCGACGACTACCGTCTGGCGGATGGCGCATCTAAAGATGGCTGGATGTTCACGGCGGAACACACCCAGAGCATGCTGAAGGGCTACAACAAGTTTGTGGTTCAGTATGCCACGGATGCGATGACCACTCATGGTAAAGGGGTTGCGCAGGGCTCTTATGGTTCCACATTCACCGTCGGTGAGGGTGACGACCAGATCCATTACGTCGACAGCTATGTTAATAACAACGGTAAGCTGTGGCGTATTCTCGACCACGGGGCAATCTCCCTCGGCGACCGCTGGGATCTGATGTACGTCGGTATGTACCAGAAGACCGATCTGGATAACGATCTTGGCACCGACTGGTGGACCGTGGGCGTGCGTCCGATGTTCAAATGGACGCCGATCATGAGCACCCTGCTGGAAGTGGGCTATGACAACGTCAAATCCCAGCAGACCGGCGACCGCAACAATCAGTACAAAATCACCCTGGCGCAACAGTGGCAGGCTGGCGACAGCATCTGGTCACGTCCGGCTATCCGCGTCTTCGCAACCTATGCGAAATGGGATGAGAAGTGGGGTTATATCAAAGATGGCGATAACACCCTGCGCTATGCCGCTGCCAACAACTCTGGTTTCAGCACAACCAGCCGCGGCGACAGCGATGAGTGGTCCTTCGGCGCCCAGATGGAAATCTGGTGGTAA
- the lexA gene encoding transcriptional repressor LexA — MKALTARQQEVFDLIRDHISQTGMPPTRAEIAQRLGFRSPNAAEEHLKALARKGVIEIVSGASRGIRLLHEEEDGLPLVGRVAAGEPLLAQQHIEGHYQVDPSLFKPNADFLLRVSGMSMKDIGIMDGDLLAVHKTQDVRNGQVVVARIDDEVTVKRLKKQGNKVELLPENSEFKPIVVDLREQSFTIEGLAVGVIRNGEWL, encoded by the coding sequence ATGAAAGCGTTAACGGCCAGGCAGCAAGAGGTGTTTGATCTTATTCGGGATCACATCAGCCAGACAGGTATGCCGCCAACGCGTGCGGAAATCGCGCAGCGTTTGGGGTTCCGTTCCCCGAACGCCGCTGAAGAGCATCTGAAAGCGCTGGCGCGCAAAGGTGTTATTGAGATTGTCTCCGGCGCATCTCGCGGCATTCGCTTGCTGCACGAAGAAGAAGACGGACTGCCGCTGGTCGGGCGCGTTGCCGCGGGCGAACCGCTGCTGGCCCAGCAGCATATTGAAGGCCATTACCAGGTCGATCCGTCACTGTTTAAGCCGAATGCCGATTTCCTGCTGCGCGTCAGCGGTATGTCGATGAAAGACATCGGCATTATGGATGGCGATCTGCTGGCGGTACACAAAACTCAGGATGTGCGTAACGGTCAGGTCGTCGTGGCGCGCATTGATGATGAAGTGACGGTAAAACGACTGAAGAAGCAGGGCAATAAAGTCGAACTTCTGCCGGAAAACAGCGAATTCAAACCGATCGTCGTGGACCTGCGTGAGCAGAGCTTC
- the ubiA gene encoding 4-hydroxybenzoate octaprenyltransferase, whose product MEWSLTQDKLLAFHRLMRTDKPIGALLLLWPTLWALWVATPGVPPLWILAVFVAGVWLMRAAGCVVNDYADRKFDGHVKRTANRPLPSGAVTEKEARTLFVVLVLFAFLLVLTLNTMTILLSVAALALAWVYPFMKRYTHLPQVVLGAAFGWSIPMAFAAVSESVPLSCWLMFLANILWAVAYDTQYAMVDRDDDLKIGIKSTAILFGKNDKLIIGILQVAVLALMALIGWLNGLGVGFYWSVLVAGALFVYQQRLIANRDREACFKAFMNNNYVGLVLFIGLAMSYWRF is encoded by the coding sequence ATGGAGTGGAGTCTGACGCAGGATAAGCTGTTGGCGTTTCATCGCTTAATGCGCACGGATAAGCCCATTGGCGCCTTGCTGCTCCTCTGGCCGACGCTGTGGGCGCTGTGGGTGGCGACCCCCGGTGTCCCTCCGCTGTGGATTCTGGCGGTATTTGTCGCGGGCGTCTGGCTGATGCGCGCCGCCGGATGCGTGGTAAACGACTACGCCGACCGCAAATTTGACGGGCACGTTAAGCGCACGGCGAACCGCCCGCTGCCGAGCGGCGCGGTGACGGAAAAAGAGGCCCGGACGCTGTTTGTCGTGCTGGTGCTGTTTGCCTTTTTGCTGGTGTTGACGCTCAACACCATGACCATCCTGCTCTCCGTGGCCGCGCTGGCGCTGGCGTGGGTCTATCCGTTTATGAAGCGTTACACTCATCTGCCGCAGGTGGTGCTGGGCGCGGCCTTTGGCTGGTCGATCCCGATGGCCTTTGCCGCGGTGAGCGAATCCGTACCGCTGAGCTGCTGGCTGATGTTCCTGGCTAACATTCTCTGGGCGGTGGCTTACGACACGCAGTATGCGATGGTGGACCGCGATGACGATCTGAAGATCGGCATCAAATCGACCGCAATCCTGTTTGGTAAAAACGACAAGCTGATTATTGGTATTTTACAGGTGGCGGTGCTGGCGCTGATGGCGCTGATTGGCTGGCTGAACGGGCTGGGGGTAGGGTTTTACTGGTCGGTGCTGGTGGCTGGCGCGCTGTTTGTTTATCAGCAGAGACTGATTGCTAATCGCGATCGCGAAGCCTGCTTCAAAGCGTTTATGAACAATAACTACGTGGGGCTGGTGCTGTTTATCGGGCTGGCGATGAGCTACTGGCGTTTCTGA